Proteins from a single region of Starkeya sp. ORNL1:
- a CDS encoding Uma2 family endonuclease, which yields MNLRTDIPMTKEAFLRWVQRQEGNYEYVRGKVVMMVRVTRNHGFVTRNLLLLLSERLSSDQWNVFADALAVDIGESIRCPDIVVEPVGGEGSSVFTDAPVLLAEVLSPSSLETDLHEKAEEYTALPSLQAYVVLAQDEPRLWVWQRDGDGLFPRAGEMIEGSDAVLELPALGIELPLVAIYRGVR from the coding sequence ATGAACCTGCGTACCGATATACCGATGACGAAGGAGGCCTTCCTGCGCTGGGTGCAGCGGCAGGAAGGCAATTACGAGTATGTCAGGGGCAAAGTCGTCATGATGGTGCGGGTCACGCGGAACCACGGGTTCGTGACCCGCAACCTTCTGTTGCTCCTGTCCGAGCGCCTCTCATCGGATCAATGGAACGTCTTTGCCGATGCACTCGCGGTCGACATCGGCGAGTCGATCCGTTGCCCCGATATCGTCGTCGAGCCGGTCGGCGGAGAAGGTTCAAGCGTCTTCACCGATGCCCCGGTGCTGCTCGCTGAGGTGCTTTCGCCCTCTTCACTTGAAACCGACCTCCACGAAAAGGCGGAGGAATATACCGCCCTGCCTTCACTTCAGGCCTATGTCGTGCTGGCCCAGGACGAACCGCGACTTTGGGTCTGGCAGCGCGATGGAGACGGCCTGTTTCCGAGGGCAGGCGAAATGATCGAAGGCTCCGACGCCGTTCTCGAACTGCCAGCGCTCGGCATCGAACTGCCACTTGTCGCCATCTATCGCGGCGTGCGCTGA
- the gatB gene encoding Asp-tRNA(Asn)/Glu-tRNA(Gln) amidotransferase subunit GatB — MHARPADPKKLIRGATGDWEVVIGLEIHAQVTSNAKLFSGASTEFGGEPNDHVSLVDAAMPGMLPVINAECVRQAVRTGLGLKAEINLRSVFDRKNYFYPDLPQGYQISQYKSPIVGEGVVLVDMAEGGSFEVGIERLHLEQDAGKSIHDQHPSQSLVDLNRSGVALMEIVSKPDLRSSEEAKAYVTKLRTILRYLGTCDGDMEKGSLRADVNVSVRKPGDPFGTRCEIKNVNSIRFIGQAVESEARRQIGILEDGGSIVQETRLFDPGKGETRSMRSKEEAHDYRYFPDPDLLPLEFDQTFVDGLAVHLPELPDEKKARFIAAYGLTPYDAGVLVAERDTADFFEDAAKGRDAKAAANFLINELFGRLNKEGKDIASSPVSAVQLGAIVDLIADGTISGKIAKELFEIVFTEGGDPRAIVEARGMKQVTDTGAIEAAVDAIIAANPDKVEQVQAKPTMLGWFVGQVMKQTGGKANPQAVNDLLKSKLGI; from the coding sequence ATGCATGCCCGCCCCGCCGACCCGAAGAAGCTGATCCGCGGCGCGACCGGCGACTGGGAAGTGGTGATCGGCCTGGAGATCCATGCCCAGGTCACCTCCAACGCCAAGCTGTTCTCCGGCGCGTCGACCGAGTTCGGCGGCGAGCCGAACGATCATGTCTCGCTGGTCGATGCGGCAATGCCGGGCATGCTGCCGGTGATCAATGCCGAATGCGTGAGGCAGGCGGTGCGTACCGGGCTGGGGCTGAAGGCCGAGATCAATCTGCGCTCGGTGTTCGACCGCAAGAATTATTTCTACCCGGACCTGCCGCAGGGCTACCAGATCAGCCAGTACAAGAGCCCGATCGTCGGCGAGGGCGTGGTGCTGGTCGACATGGCGGAGGGCGGCAGCTTCGAGGTCGGCATCGAGCGCCTGCACCTCGAGCAGGACGCCGGCAAGTCGATCCATGACCAGCATCCCAGCCAGTCGCTGGTCGACCTGAACCGCTCCGGCGTCGCGCTTATGGAGATCGTCTCCAAGCCGGACCTGCGCTCCTCCGAGGAGGCCAAGGCCTATGTGACCAAGCTGCGCACCATCCTGCGCTATCTCGGCACCTGCGACGGCGACATGGAGAAGGGCAGCCTACGCGCCGACGTCAATGTCTCGGTGAGGAAGCCCGGCGATCCCTTCGGCACGCGCTGCGAGATCAAGAACGTCAACTCCATCCGCTTCATCGGCCAGGCGGTGGAGAGCGAAGCGCGCCGGCAGATCGGCATCCTCGAGGATGGCGGCTCGATCGTGCAGGAGACGCGGCTGTTCGATCCCGGCAAGGGCGAGACGCGGTCCATGCGCTCCAAGGAAGAAGCGCACGATTATCGCTATTTTCCTGATCCGGACCTGCTGCCGCTGGAATTCGACCAGACCTTCGTCGACGGGCTCGCGGTGCATCTGCCGGAACTGCCGGACGAGAAGAAGGCGCGTTTCATCGCCGCCTATGGTCTGACGCCCTATGACGCCGGCGTATTGGTCGCCGAGCGCGACACTGCCGACTTTTTCGAGGACGCAGCCAAGGGCCGCGACGCCAAGGCGGCGGCGAACTTCCTCATCAATGAGCTGTTCGGTCGGTTGAACAAGGAAGGCAAGGACATCGCCTCCTCGCCGGTCTCCGCGGTGCAGCTCGGTGCCATCGTCGACCTGATCGCCGACGGCACCATCTCGGGCAAGATCGCCAAGGAGCTGTTCGAGATCGTCTTCACCGAAGGCGGCGATCCGCGCGCCATCGTCGAGGCTCGCGGCATGAAGCAGGTGACGGACACTGGCGCCATCGAGGCGGCGGTCGACGCCATCATTGCCGCCAACCCCGACAAGGTCGAGCAGGTGCAGGCCAAGCCGACCATGCTCGGCTGGTTCGTCGGCCAGGTGATGAAGCAGACCGGCGGCAAGGCCAATCCGCAGGCGGTGAACGATCTCCTGAAGAGCAAGCTCGGCATCTGA
- a CDS encoding chorismate mutase — MSRELPSNERSLAPFRAEIDRIDAEIVVLLARRLEVVKHVIAVKRSEGLAALLPERVEDVVEKVSSRAETEGVPPELAEKLWRVMIDWVIAYENERLG; from the coding sequence GCTCGCTCGCTCCGTTCCGCGCCGAGATCGACCGTATCGACGCCGAGATCGTCGTGCTGCTGGCGCGCCGTCTCGAGGTGGTGAAGCACGTCATCGCCGTCAAGCGGAGCGAGGGCCTCGCCGCCCTGCTGCCGGAGCGGGTCGAGGACGTGGTGGAGAAGGTGAGCTCCCGCGCCGAGACCGAGGGCGTGCCGCCCGAGCTTGCCGAGAAGCTCTGGCGGGTGATGATCGACTGGGTCATCGCCTACGAGAATGAACGCCTCGGTTGA
- a CDS encoding GNAT family N-acetyltransferase: MAVAGELAAMDAALTIRVAHIDDLPAIIAVLAADDVGGHGDTTDAGARPDYERAFAAIAADPGQTLFVACLGAEVVGTFQLTIQPTLLARGGARALVEAVQVAPTARGRGIGAAMMRFAMDEARARGAVQLALASSKRRTDAHRFYERLGFVRSHEGFKLKLR; the protein is encoded by the coding sequence ATGGCAGTAGCTGGCGAGCTTGCGGCAATGGACGCGGCGCTGACCATCCGCGTCGCCCACATCGACGACCTGCCGGCCATCATCGCCGTTCTCGCCGCCGACGACGTCGGAGGGCACGGCGATACGACCGATGCCGGCGCTCGCCCGGATTATGAGCGGGCATTTGCGGCAATCGCCGCTGATCCCGGCCAGACGCTGTTTGTGGCCTGCCTCGGAGCCGAGGTGGTCGGCACCTTCCAACTCACCATCCAGCCGACGCTTCTGGCGCGCGGCGGCGCCCGTGCCCTGGTCGAAGCGGTGCAGGTCGCGCCGACTGCGCGCGGGCGCGGCATCGGCGCCGCGATGATGCGCTTCGCGATGGACGAGGCGCGTGCCCGCGGCGCGGTGCAACTTGCCCTGGCTTCGTCGAAACGCCGCACCGACGCCCACCGCTTCTATGAGCGCCTCGGCTTTGTCCGTAGCCACGAAGGCTTCAAGTTGAAGCTGCGGTAG